From one Lycium barbarum isolate Lr01 chromosome 6, ASM1917538v2, whole genome shotgun sequence genomic stretch:
- the LOC132644351 gene encoding uncharacterized protein LOC132644351, producing MGPLIQVLRLADNEKKPAMGYIYKAMDRAKKAIAKAFEGNIAKYKDIFKIIDERWQCQLHHLLHAAEHYLNPEFFYQNPAIENCTEVTDGLYACIEKLVPSTKVQEKIMSEIPLYTKAEQQFGLPIAKRSRTTRSPVEWWNLYGNSAPHLQKLAIRILGLMASVAGYERNWSVFEHIHTKKRNRVEHQRLNDLVYVKYNRALKARYDLQSVIDPISLDNIDHSNEWLAGRMGVNVEAEDELVFGDDSLTGGDVARASEDEIISDESREEEIGGYSSGDTNEDHPIEEDYMEEYYFSD from the exons ATGGGGCCTCTTATTCAAGTGTTGCGATTAGCTGATAATGAGAAAAAACCCGCAATGGGGTACATTTATAAAGCTATGGATAGAGCTAAGAAGGCTATTGCAAAGGCGTTTGAAGGGAATATTGCAAAGTACAAAGATATCTTTAAGATTATTGATGAAAGATGGCAATGCCAATTGCATCATCTATTACATGCAGCTGAACATTATCTAAATCCAGAGTTCTTCTATCAAAATCCAGCTATTGAAAATTGTACAGAAGTAACAGATGGGTTGTATGCTTGTATTGAAAAATTGGTTCCAAGCACTAAAGTTCAAGAGAAGATTATGTCGGAGATACCACTGTACACTAAAGCTGAACAACAATTTGGCCTTCCGATTGCAAAAAGATCTAGAACAACAAGATCTCCTG TTGAATGGTGGAATTTATATGGTAATTCGGCTCCTCATCTCCAAAAATTGGCCATTAGAATTTTGGGTTTAATGGCTAGTGTTGCTGGATACGAGCGTAATTGGAGCGTATTTGAGCAT ATCCATACCAAAAAAAGGAACAGAGTGGAGCACCAAAGATTGAATGATCTGGTGTATGTTAAGTACAATCGAGCTTTAAAAGCCCGTTATGACTTGCAGAGTGTTATTGATCCAATTTCTTTGGATAACATTGACCATAGTAATGAGTGGTTGGCTGGGAGAATGGGCGTTAATGTGGAAGCAGAAGATGAGTTGGTATTTGGTGATGACAGCTTGACTGGGGGTGATGTTGCAAGAGCGTCAG AAGATGAGATTATTTCTGATGAGTCAAGGGAAGAAGAGATTGGAGGCTATAGTTCTGGTGATACCAATGAGGATCACCCTATTGAGGAAGATTATATGGAGGAATATTATTTTAGTGATTAG
- the LOC132644352 gene encoding uncharacterized protein LOC132644352 produces MAEDLSKGNRRDPGWKYNHLQNPNDTTRVTCNFCGKTTRGGINRAKQHLIGNFRNAAKCLNCPHEVRDELRNYMEEKKLRKEVYTNEFSGFDEFDYQDDVGGEDEVQEIIHKKRGRGSFPSSTSKKLAKGKGPMDVFLQMQGTLRQANIKDSCDKEARAMTIQKVARFFYNNGIPFNVARSKSFKEAIEVVGRYGPNLKPPSYHKLRVPLLRKEVELTNEIINKHRQEWLKYGCSIMADGGSDRKQRTLINFLVNSLYGTVFMESIDASSFVKTGEKLCELLDRYVERVGEQNVVQVISDNGSNFVLAGQLLQRKRRHIEDIGKIPNIKKALQRAIALIGFIYGHSGVLNMMRDFTKNKELVKSGITRFALSFLTLQRLHCQKTNLRAMFTSDKWMISRWSKLPKGKSIAHTILMTTF; encoded by the exons ATGGCAGAGGACTTGTCTAAAGGCAATCGAAGGGATCCTGGCTGGAAATATAATCATTTGCAGAATCCTAATGACACTACAAGAGTCACATGCAATTTTTGTGGAAAAACAACCAGGGGTGGAATAAATAGGGCAAAACAACATTTGATTGGAAATTTTAGGAATGCAGCAAAGTGTTTAAATTGCCCACATGAGGTTAGAGATGAATTGAGAAATTACATGGAGGAGAAAAAATTAAGAAAGGAAGTCTATACTAATGAATTTTCTGGATTTGATGAGTTTGATTATCAAGACGATGTCGGTggagaagatgaagtccaagagATCATTCATAAGAAAAGAGGTAGAGGAAGCTTTCCTAGTAGCACTAGTAAGAAATTGGCCAAAGGAAAGGGACCCATGGATGTGTTTCTACAAATGCAAGGAACACTTAGGCAAGCAAATATCAAAGATTCATGTGATAAAGAAGCAAGAGCAATGACAATTCAAAAAGTTGCTCGCTTCTTTTACAATAATGGGATCCCATTCAATGTTGCTCGCTCAAAAAGTTTTAAGGAAGCAATTGAGGTTGTAGGAAGGTATGGTCCAAACTTGAAGCCTCCAAGTTACCACAAATTAAGGGTTCCGTTACTTAGGAAGGAGGTTGAGTTGACCAATGAGATTATAAACAAACATAGACAAGAATGGCTGAAGTATGGATGTTCCATTATGGCGGATGGAGGGTCAGATAGAAAACAAAGAACTTTGATAAACTTTTTGGTGAATTCTCTGTATGGAACAGTCTTCATGGAGTCGATAGATGCTTCCTCATTTGTTAAGACTGGagagaagttatgtgaattgctTGATAGATACGTGGAGCGCGTTGGAGAGCAGAATGTGGTTCAGGTTATAAGTGATAATGGCAGCAACTTTGTGTTGGCTG GTCAGCTCTTACAGAGAAAAAGAAGACACATAGAAGATATCGGGAAGATTCCAAACATTAAGAAGGCCCTTCAAAGAGCAATCGCCCTTATCGGTTTCATTTATGGGCACTCAGGAGTCTTaaatatgatgagagatttcacAAAAAATAAAGAGTTGGTGAAATCTGGGATTACTCGATTTGCATTAAGTTTTCTGACTTTGCAACGGTTGCATTGTCAAAAAACTAATTTGCGAGCAATGTTTACCTCTGACAAATGGATGATTAGTAGATGGTCTAAGTTACCAAAGGGGAAATCTATAGCTCATACCATCTTGATGACAACATTCTAG